In one Chionomys nivalis chromosome 13, mChiNiv1.1, whole genome shotgun sequence genomic region, the following are encoded:
- the LOC130885474 gene encoding aldo-keto reductase family 1 member C13-like isoform X3, with product MSSKQQFVKLNDGHFIHALGFGTCKSQEVPNSKSLEATNLAISVGYRHIDTAFAYHVEEEVGQAIQSKIKAGVKREDLFITTKLWGTCLRPELVQPSLKKSLERLQLDYVDLYLIHYPVPLKPGDNDFPVDEQGKLLLDTVDFCATWEALEKCKDAGLVKSIGVSNFNHKQLERILNKPGLKYRPVCNQVECHLYLNQSKLLDYCKSKDIVLVAYGALGTQRYKDWVDQNSPVLLHDPVLCDVAKKNKRSPALIALRYLIQRGVVPVVQSFKENEMKENLQVFEFQLSPEDMKTLDGLNRNVRYLPTNFADHPEYPYSEEY from the exons ATGAGTTCCAAGCAGCAATTTGTCAAACTAAACGATGGTCACTTCATTCATGCCCTGGGTTTTGGAACCTGTAAATCCCAAGAG GTTCCCAATAGCAAGTCACTGGAGGCCACCAACCTAGCTATAAGTGTTGGGTACCGCCATATTGATACTGCTTTTGCATATCACGTGGAAGAGGAAGTAGGGCAGGCCATTCAAAGCAAGATTAAAGCTGGCGTAAAGAGAGAAGACTTGTTCATCACTACAAAG CTTTGGGGTACTTGTCTTCGACCAGAACTTGTCCAACCTAGTTTGAAAAAATCATTGGAAAGACTGCAACTGGACTATGTTGATCTTTACCTTATACATTACCCAGTACCATTGAAG CCAGGGGATAATGATTTTCCAGTAGATGAACAAGGGAAATTATTATTGGACACAGTGGATTTTTGTGCCACGTGGGAG GCGTTGGAGAAGTGTAAGGATGCAGGATTGGTCAAGTCTATTGGGGTGTCCAACTTTAACCACAAGCAGTTAGAGAGAATCCTGAATAAGCCAGGACTTAAATACAGGCCTGTGTGCAATCAG GTTGAATGTCATCTTTATTTAAACCAGAGTAAGCTGCTCGATTACTGCAAATCAAAAGACATTGTTCTGGTTGCTTATGGTGCCCTGGGAACCCAACGATATAAAGATTG GGTGGATCAGAACTCTCCAGTTCTCTTGCATGACCCAGTTCTTTGTGATGTGGCCAAAAAGAACAAGCGAAGCCCTGCCCTGATTGCTCTGCGATACCTGATTCAGCGTGGGGTCGTGCCTGTGGTCCagagtttcaaagaaaatgagatgaaagAGAATTTGCAG GTTTTTGAATTCCAGTTGTCTCCTGAGGATATGAAAACCCTAGATGGCCTGAACAGAAATGTTCGATATCTTCCAACTAA ttttgctgACCACCCTGAATATCCATATTCTGAGGAATATTAA
- the LOC130885474 gene encoding aldo-keto reductase family 1 member C13-like isoform X1 produces the protein MSSKQQFVKLNDGHFIHALGFGTCKSQEVPNSKSLEATNLAISVGYRHIDTAFAYHVEEEVGQAIQSKIKAGVKREDLFITTKLWGTCLRPELVQPSLKKSLERLQLDYVDLYLIHYPVPLKPGDNDFPVDEQGKLLLDTVDFCATWEALEKCKDAGLVKSIGVSNFNHKQLERILNKPGLKYRPVCNQVECHLYLNQSKLLDYCKSKDIVLVAYGALGTQRYKDWVDQNSPVLLHDPVLCDVAKKNKRSPALIALRYLIQRGVVPVVQSFKENEMKENLQVFEFQLSPEDMKTLDGLNRNVRYLPTKCFADHPEYPYSEEY, from the exons ATGAGTTCCAAGCAGCAATTTGTCAAACTAAACGATGGTCACTTCATTCATGCCCTGGGTTTTGGAACCTGTAAATCCCAAGAG GTTCCCAATAGCAAGTCACTGGAGGCCACCAACCTAGCTATAAGTGTTGGGTACCGCCATATTGATACTGCTTTTGCATATCACGTGGAAGAGGAAGTAGGGCAGGCCATTCAAAGCAAGATTAAAGCTGGCGTAAAGAGAGAAGACTTGTTCATCACTACAAAG CTTTGGGGTACTTGTCTTCGACCAGAACTTGTCCAACCTAGTTTGAAAAAATCATTGGAAAGACTGCAACTGGACTATGTTGATCTTTACCTTATACATTACCCAGTACCATTGAAG CCAGGGGATAATGATTTTCCAGTAGATGAACAAGGGAAATTATTATTGGACACAGTGGATTTTTGTGCCACGTGGGAG GCGTTGGAGAAGTGTAAGGATGCAGGATTGGTCAAGTCTATTGGGGTGTCCAACTTTAACCACAAGCAGTTAGAGAGAATCCTGAATAAGCCAGGACTTAAATACAGGCCTGTGTGCAATCAG GTTGAATGTCATCTTTATTTAAACCAGAGTAAGCTGCTCGATTACTGCAAATCAAAAGACATTGTTCTGGTTGCTTATGGTGCCCTGGGAACCCAACGATATAAAGATTG GGTGGATCAGAACTCTCCAGTTCTCTTGCATGACCCAGTTCTTTGTGATGTGGCCAAAAAGAACAAGCGAAGCCCTGCCCTGATTGCTCTGCGATACCTGATTCAGCGTGGGGTCGTGCCTGTGGTCCagagtttcaaagaaaatgagatgaaagAGAATTTGCAG GTTTTTGAATTCCAGTTGTCTCCTGAGGATATGAAAACCCTAGATGGCCTGAACAGAAATGTTCGATATCTTCCAACTAAGTG ttttgctgACCACCCTGAATATCCATATTCTGAGGAATATTAA
- the LOC130885476 gene encoding aldo-keto reductase family 1 member C15-like: protein MDLKHNCSVKLNDGNLMPVLGFGTFAPDHTPKSEANEATKIAIDIGFRHIDAAYFYQNEEEVGQALRDKMADGTVKREDLFYTTKIWTTFLRPELVCQCLERSLKKLGLDYVDLCIIHAPIAMKPGEELVPKDASGKIILDVVDIRDTWEALEKCKDLGLTKSIGVSNFNRKQLELILNKPGLKYKPTCNQVECHPYLNQSKLLEFCKSKDIVLVAYSALGSHRDPNWVSSDSPYLLEEPILKTIAKKHNRTPGQIALRYQIQRGVVVLAKSFNEKRIKENFEVFDFELTPEDMKVINGLNRNFRYVKLSFAVDHPYYPFLEEY, encoded by the exons ACTCCAAAGAGCGAGGCTAATGAGGCCACCAAAATAGCCATTGATATAGGTTTCCGTCACATAGATGCTGCATACTTCTACCAAAATGAGGAAGAAGTTGGACAGGCTCTCCGAGACAAGATGGCTGATGGAACTGTGAAGAGGGAGGATTTATTCTACACCACCAAG ATTTGGACGACTTTCCTTAGACCAGAGTTGGTTTGTCAGTGCCTGGAGAGATCACTGAAGAAACTTGGGTTGGATTATGTAGATCTCTGTATTATTCATGCACCGATTGCTATGAAG CCTGGAGAGGAACTTGTGCCTAAGGATGCCAgtggaaaaattattttagatgtaGTGGACATTCGTGATACATGGGAG GCACTGGAGAAGTGTAAAGACTTAGGTTTAACCAAGTCCATCGGGGTGTCCAATTTCAACCGCAAACAGCTGGAATTGATTCTGAACAAACCAGGGCTAAAGTACAAGCCCACTTGCAATCAG GTAGAATGTCACCCATATCTCAACCAGAGCAAACTCCTGGAGTTCTGCAAGTCCAAAGACATTGTTCTAGTTGCCTACAGTGCCCTGGGATCCCACAGAGACCCAAACTG gGTAAGCAGTGATAGCCCATATCTTCTGGAGGAACCCATCTTAAAGACCATTGCCAAGAAACACAACAGAACTCCAGGCCAGATTGCCCTGCGCTACCAGATACAGAGGGGTGTGGTGGTTTTGGCCAAGAGCTTCAATGAGAAGAGAATCAAAGAGAACTTCGAG GTGTTTGATTTTGAATTGACCCCAGAAGACATGAAAGTGATTAATGGCCTCAACAGAAATTTTCGATATGTTAAATTGTCATT tGCGGTGGATCACCCTTACTATCCATTTTTAGAAGAATATTGA
- the LOC130885474 gene encoding aldo-keto reductase family 1 member C13-like isoform X2 produces MSSKQQFVKLNDGHFIHALGFGTCKSQEVPNSKSLEATNLAISVGYRHIDTAFAYHVEEEVGQAIQSKIKAGVKREDLFITTKLWGTCLRPELVQPSLKKSLERLQLDYVDLYLIHYPVPLKVGDNDFPVDEQGKLLLDTVDFCATWEALEKCKDAGLVKSIGVSNFNHKQLERILNKPGLKYRPVCNQVECHLYLNQSKLLDYCKSKDIVLVAYGALGTQRYKDWVDQNSPVLLHDPVLCDVAKKNKRSPALIALRYLIQRGVVPVVQSFKENEMKENLQVFEFQLSPEDMKTLDGLNRNVRYLPTKCFADHPEYPYSEEY; encoded by the exons ATGAGTTCCAAGCAGCAATTTGTCAAACTAAACGATGGTCACTTCATTCATGCCCTGGGTTTTGGAACCTGTAAATCCCAAGAG GTTCCCAATAGCAAGTCACTGGAGGCCACCAACCTAGCTATAAGTGTTGGGTACCGCCATATTGATACTGCTTTTGCATATCACGTGGAAGAGGAAGTAGGGCAGGCCATTCAAAGCAAGATTAAAGCTGGCGTAAAGAGAGAAGACTTGTTCATCACTACAAAG CTTTGGGGTACTTGTCTTCGACCAGAACTTGTCCAACCTAGTTTGAAAAAATCATTGGAAAGACTGCAACTGGACTATGTTGATCTTTACCTTATACATTACCCAGTACCATTGAAGGTAG GGGATAATGATTTTCCAGTAGATGAACAAGGGAAATTATTATTGGACACAGTGGATTTTTGTGCCACGTGGGAG GCGTTGGAGAAGTGTAAGGATGCAGGATTGGTCAAGTCTATTGGGGTGTCCAACTTTAACCACAAGCAGTTAGAGAGAATCCTGAATAAGCCAGGACTTAAATACAGGCCTGTGTGCAATCAG GTTGAATGTCATCTTTATTTAAACCAGAGTAAGCTGCTCGATTACTGCAAATCAAAAGACATTGTTCTGGTTGCTTATGGTGCCCTGGGAACCCAACGATATAAAGATTG GGTGGATCAGAACTCTCCAGTTCTCTTGCATGACCCAGTTCTTTGTGATGTGGCCAAAAAGAACAAGCGAAGCCCTGCCCTGATTGCTCTGCGATACCTGATTCAGCGTGGGGTCGTGCCTGTGGTCCagagtttcaaagaaaatgagatgaaagAGAATTTGCAG GTTTTTGAATTCCAGTTGTCTCCTGAGGATATGAAAACCCTAGATGGCCTGAACAGAAATGTTCGATATCTTCCAACTAAGTG ttttgctgACCACCCTGAATATCCATATTCTGAGGAATATTAA